CTCGCTCACCGTCGGATCCACCCTCGAGGACTCCAGCATCTCCGCGACCATCCGGACGGCGTCCTTCACCTCGGGTGACGCGAACCGCGACGGCCACGTCAAGGGCGCCGACTTCTTCGACGTCGAGGAATACCCCGAGATGACCTTCGTCTCCACCTCCCACGAGGGCTCGGGCGAGACCTACCGCATCAACGGCGACCTCACCATCCGCGGCATCACCAAGTCCGTGGTGCTCGACGCCGAGTTCAACGGCGTCGCCGTGGATCCCTTCGGTGCCACCCGCGCCGGTGTCTCCGCCTCCACCACCATCTCCCGCAAGGACTTCGGCCTCACCTGGAACGCGGCCCTCGAAGCCGGCGGCGTCCTGGTCGGCGACAAGGTGACCATCACCATCGAGGCCGCCTTCGTGGCCCCCGCCGACGTCACGGTCTGATCCGGCGCGGCGCAGCCGCCCCACCCCGGCCGGTACCGTCTCCCCCGACGGTGCCGGCCGTCGGCGTTAAGGCCTGTCCCGGTCCGGAACCGACGAACTACTCTTGCAGTCATCACATCCACGCCGGGTACGTCCATGGGGGCACCGGCGCAAGAGCGCATCGGAGGACGCCGACATGAGTACGCCACAGGACAACCCGGGCACAGGCCAGGGCGAGGGGCAGGCCTGGAACCCGCCCGGCACGAGCAGCAGCAGCCAGGACCCGGCAGGCCCGCACGGGCAGCAGGGCCAGTACCCGCAGCAGGGACAGCCGGGCCAGTACCCGCAGCAGGGACAGCCGGGACAGCCTGGCCCGTACGGCCAGCAGGGACAGCCGGGCCAGTACGGCCAGTCCGGCCAGCCGACCCAGTACGGGCAGTCCGGCCAGTACGGCTCCCAGGCGGGCCAGCCCTCGGGCTACGCCTATCCGGGCGGCGGAGCACTGTCGCAGCAGGCGGACAAGGGACCGGCTCCGAAGGAGGTGATGCGGGCCTACTACCTGATCCTGGCCGCCGGCGCCCTGTACTTCGTGTCGTCCATCATCTCGTCACTCACCTCGCAGGTGCCCGACATGCCCGGTGCGTCCGTCGGCATCGCCTTCGGACTGGTGGTCGCCGTCGTCTTCGCCGCCGTCTACGTGGTCCTGGCGATCTTCATCCGGAGGGGTCAGAACTGGGCCCGCATCACGGCGACCGTCCTGGCCGTGCTCGACGTCCTGGGGGTCGCCGCGACCCTCCTGCTCATGCCCCTTGCGAGCGAGGCCGTCGCGGCGAGCGGTCAGACGATCCCCGAGACCTCCGGGCTCGCGACGACCTTCAGCGTGATCGTGATGCTCCTCGGCGTCGCCGGCGTCGCGATGACGTGGCTGAAGCCGGCGCGGCCCTACTTCGCGCCGCAGAAGCTCGGGTACTGAGCGGGGCCCACGCCTCCTACTGGGCGCGGGAGATCGGACCGAGGTCCGGCTCCTGCGCCCTCTGCGCGTGATAGGCCAGGATCTGCAGCTCCGTGGCCATGTCCACCTTGCGCACCTGGACGTGCGGCGGCACCTGCAGCACCACGGGCGCGAAGTTGAGGATGCTCGAGATGCCCGCCGCGACCAGCCGGTCGCACAGCTCCTGCGCGACCGGTCCGGGGACGGAGAGGACCGCCATATTGGTGCGCGTCCGCTCCAGTACCGCTTCCAGGTCGTCCACGGCACTGACCCGGAGATACCCGACCTCCGCTCCGACGACGAGCTGGTCGGCGTCGAAGATCGCCACGATCTCGAAGCCCCGCGAGACGAAGCCGGAGTATCCTGCCAGCGCCCGGCCGAGGTTTCCCGCCCCGATGATCGCCACGCGCCAGTCGAGCGTGAGTCCGAGGGCGATGGAGATCTGCCGGGTGAGGACCTGCACGTCGTAGCCGACGCCCCGCGTGCCGTACGACCCGAGGTGGGAGAGGTCCTTGCGGAGCATGGGCGAGTTCACGCCGGCGGCGTCCGCCAGCTCCTCGGAGGACACGCGTTCGATGCCCTCCGCGAGCAGCGCGTTGAGGGCCCTCAGGTAGATGGTGAGGCGGGCCACGGACGCGGGCGGGATGTGGCGCGGGCCGTCCCCGACGGGATGAAGGCCTGGCATGTCCGGCGTTGTCACTGTCATCGGCTCCGTTGCTAGCGCCACCGTCCGCGATGGGCGGGCGGACCCTCCGGTCCCTCGTCGTCGAGGGGCGGAAGTACCCCCACTGTATGCCGACGGTCCGGGCTCACCAAGCCGGCGGCCGGCACCTCTTCCCGGCTCAGCTACCCGGTGTGCGGGACAGCAGGCGGCGCAGTCTGCCCTCGTCGATGGACCAGAAATCACGCTGCACGCCGTCGATGAACAGGACGGGCAGTTCCTCGGCGAAGCGGGCGCCGAGCGCGGGCGCCTGGGCCACGGAGAGCTCGCGCCAGCCGAGTCCGGAGTCGGCGGTCACGCGCGCCACCACGGCCCGCGCGTCATCGCACAGGTGGCACTCGGGGCGGGTGAGGAGCACGACGCCGGGACCCGGCGTCTCGACTGGTGGTTCCATGCCTCCACGGTACTGCCGCGCCGCCGCGAGGGGCCTGAGGGAAGGGTGGGAGGGAAGAACTACACTACGAACATGCCGGACGCCGCCCGGGGCACGCAGCCCATCCCAGAGCCTCCGGCACCGCTTAAGGGCGAGGCCGCGTTCTTCGACGTCGACAACACGCTGATGCGGGGAGCGAGCCTCTTCCACGTGGCGCGGAAGATGTACCAGCGAAAAGCCTTCACACTGCGCTTCGCCGCGGGGCTGGCCTGGAAGCAGCTGCGCTTCATCATGCGCGGCGAGACCATGACCGACGTGAACTCGGTCCGCGACGCGGCCCTCGCCTTCGCCATCGGGATCGCCCACGAGGACATCCTGGCGCTCGGCGAAGAGGTCTACGACGAGATGATCGCGTCGAAGATCTGGCCGGGCGCCCGTGCCCTGGCCGAGCAGCACCTCACCTCCGGCCGGCAGGTCTGGCTGGTGACGGGGACACCCGTGGAGGTGGCGGGAGTCATCTCCAGCCGACTGGGCCTGACCGGCGCCCTCGGGACGGTGGGAGAGGTGGCGGACGGCCTCTACACGGGCAAGCTGGTCGGGGAGTTCCTGCACGGACCGGCCAAGGCCGCCGCCATCCTGGTCCTCGCGGAACGCGAGAACCTCGACCTCGCGCGCTGCTGGGGCTACAGCGACTCCTACAACGACATCCCCCTGCTGACCGTCGTCGGGCACCCCGTCGCGATCAATCCGGACAGCAGGCTGCGCCGCCATGCCCGCGCGAACAACTGGCCCGTGTACGACTTCCGCAGCGGCCGGCGCGCCGCGACGCTCGGGCTGCGTGCGGCCACCGTCGCCGGGTCGATCTACGGCCTGTGGCGCGGATTCTCCCGTTTCAGGAGCCGCTGACACCGCACCGGATCACCAGGGGGAACGAGAGCGGCCCGGCTCCCCGCCACGAGGGCGGGGATCCGGGCCGGTCGGCGCGCCGGCTCGTGGCCGGACGGCTGGCTACTTCTTGTTGCGGCGCTGGTGGCGGGTCTTGCGAAGCAGCTTGCGGTGCTTCTTCTTGGCCATACGCTTGCGGCGCTTCTTGATTACTGAACCCATAAAGTCCTCACAGACTGTCGTGGTGCCAGCACGGACCACGGCCGGAAGCCGGTGGGCCAGCACTGGTGGCGGATGGCGAGTGCCTGATGGCAGTCGCCCTGGTTGATGCACACAGACGGGCGGGCGAAAGCCCGCCCAAAACGCTCCTTAACAGGGTACATCCGTTTGGCGAACAGCCCGGACCGCCGCAGGCTCAGGCGCTGGCGGACTGCCCGTCGACCTGGGCGCTGCGCAGGAAATCCCCGACGGCGGATTCGGGAACGCGGTAGGAGCGGCCGAACTGTACCGCCGGAAGGTCTCCCGCGTGGACGAGTCGGTACACGGTCATCTTCGATACGCGCAGAAGGTCGGCCACCTCGGCGACCGTCAGGAACTGCACATCCGAGAAGGACTTCCCGTCTGCCATCTCACCACTTTTCCTTTGCATGGAGGCCAGCTCTTCACCCTGAGACCGGCATCGAGAAGCTTACCCCGGGGCGACCGTTCGGCGTGGCGCCTTGTAGCAAAAGGATTATCCGTCTAAGGGTCCACTGTAGTGGCTGGTGGGACAGAAGTGAAAGCCCCGCTGCGGCCTGCGCAGCACCGGCGAGCCGTTGCGACCGGACCTCGGAGGAGACCTACGAGGACGGGTCGCGACGACGACGCAGTTGCGAGAGCAGGTCCGCAGCCCGTTCGGCCGCGCGCCCCATCGTCCTGCCGATCTGGGGCCTGGGGATCTCGATCTCCGCCGGTCCCGGTCCGGCGAGGACCGCCGCTGCCAGCACGTCGGCCCCCTCCTGCTCCGGACCTGCGGCGTCGAGGGCGTCGGAGACGGTCTCGGGCACCGGCTCGGGCAGGACGTCGCGCTCCGGGACGGCGTCGGCCGGCGAGGACTCCCGGACCTCCTCCGGATCGAATCCGGCGAGCCACGCGCGCACGTGCCCGAGGGGTGCGGGGTCCAGCGAGTAGTACCGCTTCTGGCCCTGGGCCCTCATGGTCACGAGACCTGCTTCCCGCAGGACCTTCAGGTGCTTGGACACCGTCGGCTGGCTCACCTGCAGCTCCACCACGAGCTCGCCCACCGCCTTGTCGCCGTCGCGCAGGTGCCGCAGGATCTGGCGGCGCGTGCCTTCGGCGATGACGGCGAATACATCATCGATTCCCATTCGCCCACCCTAGCGATATATGCGCCTCACGGCATCCTGTGGCGGCGCGTGGTCAGTCGAACCAGGGGTCGAGCCCGTGCAGGGGGAACACGGCCTTCCGTGTGGCCATCACCGTGCGGTCCAGCTCGTCGTTGGGGTCGTAGCCGATCTCCCAGGAACGCCACCACGTGTCGGCGCCGTCACCCATGAGGTGCGGGGCATCCACGCCGTGCCGGTCCAGGACGTACTGGCGCCACGCCTCCGGCACAGGGGTCCTCGGACCGGTGGCCGCCCCCGCCGCGACGGCGACGAGCAGGGCCCAGGACCGCGGCACGACGCTGGCGAGGGCGTACCCGCCTCCCCCGGTGGCGATCCACCGGCCCTCGCACAGGCGGTCGGCGAGGTCCCGTACGGCGACCATCATCGCGTGCTGCGCGTCGACGCTGACCCGGAGGTTCGTGAGGGGATCCTCCCGGTGGGAGTCGCAGCCGTGCTGGCTCACGATGACGTCGGGCGCGAAAGCCGCGGCGAGCTGCGGGACGACGGCGTGGAAGGCCCGCAGGACGGCGGCGTCCCCGGCGATGGTGGGCAGGGCCACGTTCACCGCAGACCCCTCCGCGTCCGGTCCGCCGGTCTCGCTGGCGAAGCCCGTGCCCGGGAAGAGGCTCATGCCCGTCTCGTGGAGCGAGATGGTCATCACCCGGGGATCGTTCCAGAAGATGCTCTGGGTGCCGTCGCCGTGGTGGGCGTCGACGTCGATGTAGAGGACCCGCTGCGCTCCGCGATCGAGCAGGCGCTGCACGGCGGCCGCGGCGTCGTTGTAGATGCAGAAGCCGCTGGCCCTCGACCGGGCGGCGTGGTGCATCCCGCCACCGAAGTTGACGGCCCGGACGGCCGTGCCGCCGAGGATCGCGTCCGCGGCGCCGAGCGACCCGCCCGCGAGCCGGGCACTGGCCTCGTGCATGCCGGCGAAGGCCGGGTTGTCCTCGGTGCCCAGCCCCCGTGCGGCGTCGGAGGTCCCGGGGTTGCGGCTCACCTGCCGCACGGCGTTGATGTACTCGGCGCTGTGGACCGTCGCGAGGTCCTCGTCGGAGGCGACGAACGGATCGGCGACCGTCACGCCGTCCAGGTCCAGCAGGCCGCACTCGCGCACGAGGCGGGCGGTGAGGTGCAGCCGCTCCGGGTTCATGGGGTGCTGCCCGCCGAAGTCGTAGGCCAGCATCGATTCGGCCCAGACGACCTGGAGGGGCACCGCTGACCTGGAGTGCGTAGACATCCCTGCAAGGGTACGCGATCGGCGATATTCCGACGACGTACCCCGATGGGATGCTTTACTACTGCAAGGGACAATCAGGACCTGTCGGATCCACCGGGACCGGCACGGGTCGACACGGTGCCGCTTCGGCGGAAGGACCAGCAAACGGGGCAGAGCGGGCGTCAATGCTAAGTCAACAGCCACGGTGGCTGAAGGACGATCGGAACGGGTACGTCAGGCTGCTGGCCTCGGTCCGCGATTTCATCGACTCCTTCGCGAACAGCTCACCCGCACGCCTCGCCCTCTTCATCTTCACCGCCGTGATCCTGCTCTTCACGCTGCTGCTCAGCCTGCCCGTGGCGACCAGCAGCCGGCAGGTCACGCCCCTGCACGATGCCTTCTTCACCGCGGTGTCCGCCGTCTGCGTCACGGGCCTCACCGTCGTGTCCACCGCGACGCACTGGTCGTTCTTCGGCCAGCTGGTGATCCTCCTCGGCATCTTCATCGGCGGACTGGGCACCCTGACCCTCGCCACGCTCCTCGCCCTGATCGTGAGCAAGCGGCTCGGCGTACGCGGCAAGCTGCTGGCCCAGGAGGCACTCAACAACGCGAGCCGCCTCGGGGAGATCGGCACGCTGCTGCGGATCGTCATCACCACCTCCGTGGTCATCGAGATCGTGCTCGCCGTCGTGCTCATCCCGCGGTTCATGATGCTCGGCGAACCCTGGTGGCAGGCGCTGTGGCACGGCGTCTTCTACTCCATCTCCGCCTTCAACAACGCCGGCTTCACCCCCCACAGCGACGGCCTGGTGCCCTACGAGACGGATCTCTGGATCCTGACGCCGCTCATGGTCGGCGTCTTCCTCGGCAGCCTCGGCTTCCCCGTCGTCATGGTGCTCGTGCAGGTGCGCCACCACTTCAGGAAGTGGACGCTGCATGCCAAGCTCACGGTGTTCGTCTCCCTGATCCTCCTGGTGGCCGGCACGTTCGCCTGGGGATTCCTCGAGTGGGAGAACCAGCGCACCATCGCGAACCTGAGCGTGGCCGACAAGACTATCCACGCCCTGTTCGCCTCGGTGATGACGCGCTCCGGCGGCTTCAACCTCGTGGACCAGAACGACATGAACACCACGACGATGCTCCTGACGGACGCACTGATGTTCGCGGGCGGCGGCTCGGCGTCCACGGCCGGAGGCATCAAGGTCACCACGATCGCCGTCATGTTCCTCGCCATCGTCGCCGAGGCACGCGGTGACAGCGACGTCCGCGCCTGGGGCCGGACCATCCCCCCGGGCGCGATGCGCGTCGCGATCTCGGTGATCTTCATGGGCGCCACCCTCGTCCTGGTGGGCAGCGGCCTGATCCTCGCGATCTCCGGCGAGACCCTCGACAAGGTGGTCTTCGAGGTGATCTCCGCCTTCGCGACCGTCGGCCTGAGCACCAACCTCAGCGCCGAACTGCCGCCGGAGGGCAAGTACGTCCTGTCCGCGCTCATGTTCGCAGGGCGCATGGGCACCATCACCCTCGCCTCGGCCCTCGCGCTGAGGCAACGCAGCACGCTGTACCGCTACCCCGACGAGAGGCCGATCATTGGCTGAAAGACCCGCCCACAACGCACCCGTCCTCGTGATCGGCCTCGGCCGGTTCGGTGCGGCCACCGCCGAGCAGCTCGTCCGGCAGGGCCGCGAGGTCCTCGCCATCGAGCGTGATCCGCAGCTCGTGCAGAAGTTCGCCAGCATCCTCACGCACGTCGTGGAGGCCGACGCGACGAACATCGA
This genomic interval from Arthrobacter agilis contains the following:
- a CDS encoding YceI family protein; its protein translation is MTVPSSLTPGTWSFDPAHSEVGFSVRHAGISKVRGSFGDVDASLTVGSTLEDSSISATIRTASFTSGDANRDGHVKGADFFDVEEYPEMTFVSTSHEGSGETYRINGDLTIRGITKSVVLDAEFNGVAVDPFGATRAGVSASTTISRKDFGLTWNAALEAGGVLVGDKVTITIEAAFVAPADVTV
- a CDS encoding acetoin utilization protein AcuC, with protein sequence MSTHSRSAVPLQVVWAESMLAYDFGGQHPMNPERLHLTARLVRECGLLDLDGVTVADPFVASDEDLATVHSAEYINAVRQVSRNPGTSDAARGLGTEDNPAFAGMHEASARLAGGSLGAADAILGGTAVRAVNFGGGMHHAARSRASGFCIYNDAAAAVQRLLDRGAQRVLYIDVDAHHGDGTQSIFWNDPRVMTISLHETGMSLFPGTGFASETGGPDAEGSAVNVALPTIAGDAAVLRAFHAVVPQLAAAFAPDVIVSQHGCDSHREDPLTNLRVSVDAQHAMMVAVRDLADRLCEGRWIATGGGGYALASVVPRSWALLVAVAAGAATGPRTPVPEAWRQYVLDRHGVDAPHLMGDGADTWWRSWEIGYDPNDELDRTVMATRKAVFPLHGLDPWFD
- a CDS encoding 30S ribosomal protein bS22 codes for the protein MGSVIKKRRKRMAKKKHRKLLRKTRHQRRNKK
- a CDS encoding glutaredoxin family protein, whose protein sequence is MEPPVETPGPGVVLLTRPECHLCDDARAVVARVTADSGLGWRELSVAQAPALGARFAEELPVLFIDGVQRDFWSIDEGRLRRLLSRTPGS
- a CDS encoding ArsR/SmtB family transcription factor, producing the protein MGIDDVFAVIAEGTRRQILRHLRDGDKAVGELVVELQVSQPTVSKHLKVLREAGLVTMRAQGQKRYYSLDPAPLGHVRAWLAGFDPEEVRESSPADAVPERDVLPEPVPETVSDALDAAGPEQEGADVLAAAVLAGPGPAEIEIPRPQIGRTMGRAAERAADLLSQLRRRRDPSS
- a CDS encoding helix-turn-helix domain-containing protein, with the protein product MADGKSFSDVQFLTVAEVADLLRVSKMTVYRLVHAGDLPAVQFGRSYRVPESAVGDFLRSAQVDGQSASA
- a CDS encoding redox-sensing transcriptional repressor Rex, whose amino-acid sequence is MTVTTPDMPGLHPVGDGPRHIPPASVARLTIYLRALNALLAEGIERVSSEELADAAGVNSPMLRKDLSHLGSYGTRGVGYDVQVLTRQISIALGLTLDWRVAIIGAGNLGRALAGYSGFVSRGFEIVAIFDADQLVVGAEVGYLRVSAVDDLEAVLERTRTNMAVLSVPGPVAQELCDRLVAAGISSILNFAPVVLQVPPHVQVRKVDMATELQILAYHAQRAQEPDLGPISRAQ
- a CDS encoding HAD family hydrolase, translating into MPDAARGTQPIPEPPAPLKGEAAFFDVDNTLMRGASLFHVARKMYQRKAFTLRFAAGLAWKQLRFIMRGETMTDVNSVRDAALAFAIGIAHEDILALGEEVYDEMIASKIWPGARALAEQHLTSGRQVWLVTGTPVEVAGVISSRLGLTGALGTVGEVADGLYTGKLVGEFLHGPAKAAAILVLAERENLDLARCWGYSDSYNDIPLLTVVGHPVAINPDSRLRRHARANNWPVYDFRSGRRAATLGLRAATVAGSIYGLWRGFSRFRSR
- a CDS encoding TrkH family potassium uptake protein, which translates into the protein MLSQQPRWLKDDRNGYVRLLASVRDFIDSFANSSPARLALFIFTAVILLFTLLLSLPVATSSRQVTPLHDAFFTAVSAVCVTGLTVVSTATHWSFFGQLVILLGIFIGGLGTLTLATLLALIVSKRLGVRGKLLAQEALNNASRLGEIGTLLRIVITTSVVIEIVLAVVLIPRFMMLGEPWWQALWHGVFYSISAFNNAGFTPHSDGLVPYETDLWILTPLMVGVFLGSLGFPVVMVLVQVRHHFRKWTLHAKLTVFVSLILLVAGTFAWGFLEWENQRTIANLSVADKTIHALFASVMTRSGGFNLVDQNDMNTTTMLLTDALMFAGGGSASTAGGIKVTTIAVMFLAIVAEARGDSDVRAWGRTIPPGAMRVAISVIFMGATLVLVGSGLILAISGETLDKVVFEVISAFATVGLSTNLSAELPPEGKYVLSALMFAGRMGTITLASALALRQRSTLYRYPDERPIIG